One window of the Eschrichtius robustus isolate mEscRob2 chromosome 13, mEscRob2.pri, whole genome shotgun sequence genome contains the following:
- the NRIP2 gene encoding nuclear receptor-interacting protein 2 isoform X2, protein MSVRPDAPREEGDAGDRGQEAEPRGRASSRQRQRRQATRFLHKDSADLLPLDGLKRLGTSKDWQQPHNVIQRRLVEGNPSRPLRERPLVQAAIHSQESRRRTSKTERPALLVNCKCQDQVLQVAVDTGTHYNQISAGCLSRLGLGKRVLKAPAGDLAPGPPAQVEPLELQLGQATVACSARVVDVESPELCLGLQTLLSLKCCIDLEHRVLRLKAPFPELPFLPLHQEPGQ, encoded by the exons ATGAGCGTCCGGCCGGACGCCCCGAGGGAGGAGGGAGATGCCGGGGACAGGGGACAGGAGGCAGAGCCGCGGGGCCGAGCCAGCAGCCGGCAGCGCCAGCGCAGACAGGCCACCCGGTTCCTGCACAAGGACTCCGCCGACCTGCTCCCCCTGGACGGCCTCAAGAGGCTGGGCACCTCCAAAGACTGG CAGCAACCGCACAACGTGATCCAGAGGCGGCTGGTGGAGGGGAACCCGAGCCGGCCTCTGCGGGAGCGTCCGTTGGTGCAGGCCGCGATCCACAGCCAGGAGAGCAGGAGGAGGACCAGCAAGACCGAAAGGCCGGCTCTTCTGGTCAACTGCAAG TGCCAGGACCAGGTTCTTCAGGTGGCCGTGGACACGGGCACCCACTACAATCAGATCTCTGCTGGATGCCTCAGCCGCCTGGG GTTAGGGAAGAGGGTCCTAAAAGCCCCAGCTGGGGACCTGGCACCTGGGCCTCCAGCCCAGGTGGAGCCGCTGGAGCTACAGCTGGGCCAGGCAACCGTGGCGTGCTCGGCCCGGGTGGTAG ATGTGGAGAGTCCTGAACTGTGCCTTGGCCTGCAGACTCTGCTGTCTCTCAAG TGCTGCATTGACCTGGAGCACCGCGTGCTGCGGCTGAAAGCCCCCTTCCCCGAGCTGCCCTTCCTGCCTCTGCACCAAGAGCCGGGCCAGTGA
- the NRIP2 gene encoding nuclear receptor-interacting protein 2 isoform X1 gives MSVRPDAPREEGDAGDRGQEAEPRGRASSRQRQRRQATRFLHKDSADLLPLDGLKRLGTSKDWQPHNVIQRRLVEGNPSRPLRERPLVQAAIHSQESRRRTSKTERPALLVNCKCQDQVLQVAVDTGTHYNQISAGCLSRLGLGKRVLKAPAGDLAPGPPAQVEPLELQLGQATVACSARVVGKSPLRQHPRVSALAALPPGRGEGRASQLLPAQTRYPQRYSDYPQGSLAWGGGGSREGASADRRTAAFSNGSRRCGES, from the exons ATGAGCGTCCGGCCGGACGCCCCGAGGGAGGAGGGAGATGCCGGGGACAGGGGACAGGAGGCAGAGCCGCGGGGCCGAGCCAGCAGCCGGCAGCGCCAGCGCAGACAGGCCACCCGGTTCCTGCACAAGGACTCCGCCGACCTGCTCCCCCTGGACGGCCTCAAGAGGCTGGGCACCTCCAAAGACTGG CAACCGCACAACGTGATCCAGAGGCGGCTGGTGGAGGGGAACCCGAGCCGGCCTCTGCGGGAGCGTCCGTTGGTGCAGGCCGCGATCCACAGCCAGGAGAGCAGGAGGAGGACCAGCAAGACCGAAAGGCCGGCTCTTCTGGTCAACTGCAAG TGCCAGGACCAGGTTCTTCAGGTGGCCGTGGACACGGGCACCCACTACAATCAGATCTCTGCTGGATGCCTCAGCCGCCTGGG GTTAGGGAAGAGGGTCCTAAAAGCCCCAGCTGGGGACCTGGCACCTGGGCCTCCAGCCCAGGTGGAGCCGCTGGAGCTACAGCTGGGCCAGGCAACCGTGGCGTGCTCGGCCCGGGTGGTAGGTAAGTCCCCTCTCCGTCAGCATCCCCGCGTCTCTGCTCTTGCAGCTCTCCCTCCTGGGCGGGGCGAAGGCAGAGCCTCTCAGCTCCTGCCAGCACAGACAAGGTACCCCCAAAGATACTCTGATTATCCCCAAGGTTCTCTGgcctggggtggtggggggagcagAGAAGGGGCGAGTGCTGACAGGAGGACAGCAGCATTCTCAAATGGTTCCCGCAGATGTGGAGAGTCCTGA
- the TEX52 gene encoding testis-expressed protein 52, whose amino-acid sequence MASNLQRSPRGQSDPSRVREPFLKMVHAHETLPTPRTWAQREFFLPRESSELPGFTRQAYHQLALKLPPCTEVKAKVRHRLACPGKDAAQHTWGFHTWLHVGHLPAAFPSRPDRPYDSNVWRWLTDSRAHRRPLAEAPVPPPSWMGQNSFLTFISCTPLFLDANRRHQVILRTVKELREVGKLKLRSEVRAPLLDANGNVLPPKNFKK is encoded by the exons atgGCCAGCAACCTGCAGAGATCACCCAGAGGGCAGAGTGACCCATCCCGCGTCAGAGAACCTTTCCTGAAG ATGGTCCACGCCCACGAGACCCTCCCGACGCCCCGCACGTGGGCTCAACGCGAGTTCTTCCTCCCCAGGGAGTCCTCGGAGCTGCCCGGCTTCACCCGGCAAGCCTACCACCAGCTGGCCCTGAAGCTGCCACCCTGCACGGAAGTGAAGGCCAAGGTGCGTCATCGACTGGCCTGCCCTGGGAAGGATGCGGCCCAGCACACCTGGGGCTTCCACACGTGGCTGCATGTGGGACATCTGCCGGCCGCCTTCCCCTCCAGGCCTGACAGGCCCTATGACAGCAACGTCTGGCGCTGGTTGACGGATTCCAGGGCCCACCGCCGCCCCCTGGCAGAGGCCCCCGTGCCCCCTCCATCCTGGATGGGTCAAAACAGCTTTCTGACCTTCATCTCCTGTACTCCTCTCTTTCTGGACGCAAATAGGAGGCACCAGGTGATTCTCAGGACAGTGAAGGAACTGAGAGAGGTGGGGAAGCTCAAGCTGAGGAGTGAAGTCAGGGCACCCCTGCTCGATGCCAACGGCAACGTCCTGCCCCCGAAGAACTTCAAGAAGTAA
- the FOXM1 gene encoding forkhead box protein M1 gives MKTSPRRPLILKRRRLPLPVQNAPGDTSEEEPKRPPAQQEPAQPQASKEVAESNPCKFPAGIKIVNHPTMPNTQVVAVPKNANIQSIITALTAKGKESGSSGPNKFILISCGGAPARPPGPQPQAQTSSDPKRTEVITETLGPKSAAKDVNLPRPPGALPGQRWENCAGGEAAGCTLDNSLTNIQWLGKMTSDGLGSCSIKQEVEEKENRHLEQSQAKNAQVEGPPGASVSWPDSVSERPPYSYMAMIQFAINSTERKRMTLKDIYTWIEDHFPYFKHVAKPGWKNSIRHNLSLHDMFVRETSANGKVSFWTIHPSANRYLTLDQVFKPLDPGSPQSPEHLESQQKRPNPELRRNVAIKTELPLGARRKMKPLLPRVSSYLVPIQFPVNQSLVLQPSVKVPLPLAASLMSSELARHSKRVRIAPKVLLADEGVAPLPTAGPVKAEKLLLGEGLSPLLPAQSIKEEEVQPGEETPHLGRPIKVESPPLEEWPSPCPSVKEESSPAWEDSSRSPIPRPKKSYSGPRSPARCVSDLLVIKRRERREMSRSRRKQHLLPPCLDEPELLFSEGPGASQQATAGSSRPASQLGSSQEEGGPFKTPIKEMLPISSTPSKSALPVTPEPWRLTPPAKVGGLDFSPVRTPQGAFGPLPDSLELADLSTTPLKSVPLFDSPRELLNSEPFDITADPFSGCPPSDTEVPRPGSSEPQVASLSASRSLTEGLVLDTMNDSLSKILLDISFPGLEEDLLGSDDASWAQFIPELR, from the exons ATGAAAACCAGCCCCCGTCGGCCATTGATTCTCAAAAGACGGAGGCTGCCCCTTCCTGTTCAGAATGCCCCAGGTGACACATCAGAAGAGGAGCCTAAGAGGCCCCCTGCCCAACAAGAGCCTGCTCAACCGCAGGCCTCCAAGGAGGTGGCAGAGTCCAACCCCTGCAAGTTTCCAGCCGGGATCAAGATCGTTAACCACCCGACCATGCCCAACACCCAAGTGGTGGCCGTCCCCAAGAATGCCAATATCCAGAGCATCATCACAGCACTGACTGCCAAAGGAAAGGAGAGTGGCAGCAGTGGGCCCAATAAATTCATCCTCATCAGCTGCGggggagcccccgctcgccctcCAGGACCCCAGCCTCAAGCCCAAACCAGCAGTGATCCCAAGAGGACAGAAGTGATCACCGAGACCCTGGGACCAAAGTCTGCAGCCAAGGACGTGAATCTTCCTAGACCACCTGGAGCCCTTCCCGGGCAGAGATGGGAGAACTGTG CTGGCGGCGAGGCAGCCGGCTGCACGCTAGACAACAGCTTGACCAACATCCAGTGGCTTGGAAAGATGACCTCCGATGGGCTGGGCTCCTGCAGCATCAAGCAAGAGGTGGAGGAAAAGGAGAATCGTCACTTGGAGCAGAGTCAGGCTAAG AACGCTCAGGTTGAGGGGCCCCCGGGAGCATCGGTATCCTGGCCGGACTCCGTGTCTGAGCGGCCACCCTACTCTTACATGGCCATGATACAATTCGCCATCAACAGCACGGAGAGGAAGCGCATGACCCTGAAAGACATCTACACTTGGATCGAGGACCACTTCCCCTATTTCAAGCACGTCGCCAAGCCAGGCTGGAAG AATTCCATCCGCCACAACCTCTCTCTCCACGACATGTTTGTCCGCGAGACGTCTGCCAACGGCAAGGTCTCCTTCTGGACCATTCACCCCAGTGCCAATCGCTACTTGACACTGGACCAGGTTTTTAAG CCACTGGACCCAGGGTCTCCACAATCGCCCGAGCACTTGGAATCA CAGCAGAAACGACCCAACCCTGAGCTCCGCCGGAACGTGGCCATCAAAACCGAACTCCCCCTGGGCGCAC GGCGGAAGATGAAGCCTCTGCTGCCGCGGGTCAGCTCGTACCTGGTGCCCATCCAGTTCCCAGTGAACCAGTCCCTGGTGCTGCAGCCCTCGGTCAAGGTGCCGTTGCCCCTGGCAGCCTCACTCATGAGCTCGGAGCTCGCCCGCCACAGCAAGCGAGTCCGCATCGCCCCCAAG GTGCTGCTCGCGGACGAGGGGGTCGCCCCTCTGCCCACGGCAGGACCAGTGAAAGCGGAGAAGCTCCTCCTTGGAGAAGGGCTGTCTCCTCTGCTTCCAGCCCAGTCCATCAAGGAGGAAGAAGTCCAGCCTGGGGAGGAAACGCCACACTTAGGGAGACCCATCAAAGTCGAGAGCCCGCCCCTGGAAGAGTGGCCCTCGCCCTGCCCATCTGTCAAGGAGGAATCGTCCCCCGCCTGGGAGGATTCGTCCCgctcccccatccccaggcccAAGAAGTCCTACAGCGGGCCCAGGTCCCCAGCCCGCTGCGTCTCTGACCTGCTTGTCATCAAacgcagggagaggagggagatgaGCCGGTCTCGAAGGAAACAGCACCTCCTGCCCCCCTGTCTGGACGAGCCGGAGCTGCTCTTCTCCGAGGGCCCTGGGGCGTCCCAACAGGCCACAGCAGGGTCCTCGCGGCCTGCCTCCCAGCTTGGCTCCTCCCAGGAGGAGGGCGGGCCTTTCAAGACACCCATTAAGGAGATGCTGCCCATCTCCTCCACCCCGAGCAAATCTGCCCTCCCCGTGACCCCCGAACCCTGGAGGCTCACGCCCCCGGCCAAAGTGGGGGGGCTCGATTTCAGCCCCGTACGAACCCCCCAGGGTGCCTTTGGGCCCCTGCCGGACTCGCTGGAGCTGGCAGATCTCAGCACCACCCCGCTGAAAAGCGTTCCCCTCTTTGACTCCCCCCGAGAGCTCCTCAATTCTGAGCCCTTTGACATCACCGCTGACCCCTTCAGCGGCTGTCCCCCCTCAGATACGGAGGTCCCCAGGCCAGGCTCCTCCGAGCCGCAGGTTGCCAGCCTCTCGGCCAGCCGTTCTCTGACGGAAGGCTTGGTCCTGGACACAATGAACGACAGCCTCAGCAAGATACTGCTGGACATCAGCTTCCCCGGCCTGGAGGAGGACCTGCTGGGCTCCGACGACGCCAGCTGGGCTCAGTTCATCCCCGAGCTGCGGTAG
- the LOC137775195 gene encoding basic proline-rich protein-like, producing the protein MAEVESGGNLNEVVTALQEPSGRSGARDGRWSEVNGGQSPQRGTSEVGRAGGGGRSAAGRGGPGSPLSPGSPAPRRRGALLRSPHEPPASSASPAADPPARRSVCLTRRRRPARPARTLLGPPHPPDEAAVPPASPARLGCLASRSVRLNRPIGLPHLPFPPPPSPPQQPRRARQPRPPPASRPNAETGPALIGYARHVTATLRRRQFQTAEQTESLRAGPHPRPRPGTTPPPPPFPGSRDSPPRSRGRGPARRWEQRGASRSRRVRRCKRGPSPGFRRPPQPSPGLDVGSMLVILNGE; encoded by the exons ATGGCTGAAGTGGAGAGTG GAGGGAACCTGAACGAGGTCGTAACTGCGCTCCAGGAGCCCTCAGGCCGCTCGGGGGCCCGCGACGGTCGCTGGTCGGAGGTCAACGGAGGACAGTCCCCCCAGAGAGGAACCAGCGAGGTGGGAAGAGCCGGGGGCGGCGGGCGCAGCGCAGCCGGCCGGGGCGGCCCGGGGTCCCCACTGTCCCCGGGGTCCCCCGCGCCCCGCCGCCGCGGAGCCCTCCTGCGCTCTCCCCACGAGCCGCCCGCCTCGTCCGCCTCACCCGCCGCCGATCCGCCCGCCCGCCGCTCAGTCTGCCTCACCCGCCGCCGCCGACCAGCCCGGCCAGCTCGCACCCTGCTCGGTCCGCCTCACCCGCCCGACGAGGCCGCCGTTCCGCCCGCCTCACCCGCCCGGCTGGGCTGCCTCGCCAGCCGCTCCGTCCGCCTCAACCGCCCGATAGGGCTGCCTCACCTGCCCTTCCCGCCGCCGCCCAGCCCTCCTCAACAGCCACGCCGGGCCCGCCAGCCCCGCCCGCCGCCGGCGTCCCGGCCGAACGCGGAGACAGGGCCGGCGCTGATTGGCTACGCCCGTCACGTGACCGCAACGCTCCGCCGGCGCCAATTTCAAACAGCGGAACAAACTGAAAGCCTCAGAGCGggaccccacccccggccccggcccgggaccactcccccccccccacccttcccgGGATCCCGGGATTCCCCGCCCCGCAGCCGGGGTCGCGGCCCGGCCCGCAGGTGGGAGCAGCGCGGAGCCTCCCGGAGCCGGCGCGTCCGGCGGTGCAAGCGAG GACCCTCCCCCGGGTTCCGGAGACCCCCGCAGCCTAGCCCTGGTCTGGATGTGG GGTCCATGCTGGTCATTCTCAATGGAGAGTGA
- the RHNO1 gene encoding RAD9, HUS1, RAD1-interacting nuclear orphan protein 1 isoform X1, protein MPPRKKRRQISQKPQLLFYQQPLEGPKHCYESPQLPITHTRQVPSKPVDHSTITSWVSPQFDTTAESWFPVNRKHHHRDQARRSSRKSTSSKFPHLTFESPQSSASSARPGIPLIRDCPSQPEKDISGRPLVPMLSPQSCGELSAHALQNFPYVFIPPDIQSPESSGQGGPIPSEQRENSLPSCSLHTSTPKSPEPGPVLVKDTPEDKYGIKVTWRRRRHLFTYLRERGKLSRSQFLVKN, encoded by the exons ATGCCTCCCAGGAAAAAACGCCGCCAAATTTCCCAGAAACCCCAGCTGCTATTCTACCAACAACCACTGGAGGGCCCCAAACACTGCTATGAGTCTCCCCAGCTTCCTATCACCCACACTAGACAGGTGCCCAGCAAGCCCGTTGACCACAGCACCATCACTTCCTGG GTATCACCTCAGTTTGATACCACAGCAGAAAGCTGGTTCCCAGTCAACCGGAAACATCATCACCGAGACCAGGCAAGGCGTTCAAGTCGGAAATCTACCAGCTCCAAGTTTCCACACCTGACATTTGAGAGTCCACAGTCTTCTGCCAGTTCAGCCAGACCTGGGATCCCCCTAATCAGGGACTGCCCCAGTCAACCAGAAAAGGACATCTCTGGAAGGCCCTTGGTTCCCATGCTCAGCCCCCAAAGCTGCGGGGAGCTGTCAGCACATGCACTTCAGAACTTCCCTTATGTGTTCATTCCACCGGATATCCAGAGCCCAGAGTCCTCAGGGCAGGGAGGGCCCATTCCCTCGGAGCAGAGGGAAAACAGCCTTCCCAGCTGCTCCCTTCACACGAGCACGCCCAAGAGCCCAGAGCCCGGGCCTGTTCTGGTTAAAGACACTCCTGAGGACAAGTACGGGATAAAGGTCACGTGGAGGAGGCGACGACACCTGTTCACTTACCTCAGGGAGAGGGGGAAGCTGAGTAGAAGCCAGTTCCTTGTGAAAAACTGA
- the RHNO1 gene encoding RAD9, HUS1, RAD1-interacting nuclear orphan protein 1 isoform X2, with product MPPRKKRRQISQKPQLLFYQQPLEGPKHCYESPQLPITHTRQVSPQFDTTAESWFPVNRKHHHRDQARRSSRKSTSSKFPHLTFESPQSSASSARPGIPLIRDCPSQPEKDISGRPLVPMLSPQSCGELSAHALQNFPYVFIPPDIQSPESSGQGGPIPSEQRENSLPSCSLHTSTPKSPEPGPVLVKDTPEDKYGIKVTWRRRRHLFTYLRERGKLSRSQFLVKN from the exons ATGCCTCCCAGGAAAAAACGCCGCCAAATTTCCCAGAAACCCCAGCTGCTATTCTACCAACAACCACTGGAGGGCCCCAAACACTGCTATGAGTCTCCCCAGCTTCCTATCACCCACACTAGACAG GTATCACCTCAGTTTGATACCACAGCAGAAAGCTGGTTCCCAGTCAACCGGAAACATCATCACCGAGACCAGGCAAGGCGTTCAAGTCGGAAATCTACCAGCTCCAAGTTTCCACACCTGACATTTGAGAGTCCACAGTCTTCTGCCAGTTCAGCCAGACCTGGGATCCCCCTAATCAGGGACTGCCCCAGTCAACCAGAAAAGGACATCTCTGGAAGGCCCTTGGTTCCCATGCTCAGCCCCCAAAGCTGCGGGGAGCTGTCAGCACATGCACTTCAGAACTTCCCTTATGTGTTCATTCCACCGGATATCCAGAGCCCAGAGTCCTCAGGGCAGGGAGGGCCCATTCCCTCGGAGCAGAGGGAAAACAGCCTTCCCAGCTGCTCCCTTCACACGAGCACGCCCAAGAGCCCAGAGCCCGGGCCTGTTCTGGTTAAAGACACTCCTGAGGACAAGTACGGGATAAAGGTCACGTGGAGGAGGCGACGACACCTGTTCACTTACCTCAGGGAGAGGGGGAAGCTGAGTAGAAGCCAGTTCCTTGTGAAAAACTGA